The genome window GCCGAGTATTGTTTAGAACAGATTGATTCCGAACTTTTCCAGGAGTAAAGCGAATATTCCGAAAGAGATGATCGTGATCACCACCGAAACGGAGATGGAAGGCCAGAATCCGAATCTTTTCAGGAGATACGGAAAGATTAAAAACATCGGCAAAGTCGGTATGACATACCAGAACGTATAGTAGGCATGATTGCCGATTTTTTCCGTAGATTGTTTTTCGAAATATAACCAGATTAAAGTTAATACCGTTACCAATGGAAGAGATGCGATGAGAGCTCCGATTTTATCCGAACGTTTTGCAATTTCGGAAACCAATACCACCAACGCTGCGGTGATTCCATATTTTATAATCAAATAAACCAACTTCTAATTTCCTTCGGATCGCCTAACGTGGAGTATAGTAAATGATCGCTACTCCCAGAAGCGCGACCCCGGCACCTATCAGATCTATTTTATCCGGGATATAACCGTCGAACTTCCAAGCCCATAAAAGAGACATGGCTATAAAAACTCCTCCGTACGTTGCGTAGGTTCTCGCAAAATTTGCGGGTTGCAATGTGGCTACTATCCCATAAAGACCTAAGATTAGAAATCCCAAGATTCCTACCCAAAGCGATTTTCCTTCTTTCAACCAAAGCCAGACCAAATAACCGCCACCGATTTCGCATAGACCGGCAAGGACGAATATAAGCGCCGTTTTTAAAATCATCGAACTCTCCTTAACAGTTTAAACAGGACGGAATCTTTTTTTCGAAACTACAATCTCCGTCACACTCTTTCTTTACGGAAATAAGTTTCGACTTTATCATATTTAGATTCTTTAATTCCGTTTCGATCCTATTTAACTTTTTATTCACCGTATCCGCTAAGGAAAAGCAATTCATTTTAAAATTCGGAGTATTGACGGTCATCGTTTTGATTTCTTCTAAAGTAAAGGAAAGTCGGCGAAGGAGTTTGATCAAGATTAGCTGATCAAGGACGTCTTCAGAATACTCTTTATAACGATTTTCTCTTCGGGTCACAATATTACCCTCAATTAAACCTTTCTTCTCGTAAAAGCGAATCGTGTCTTTGGAAATCCCCGTTCTCTCAGTTAATTTTCCGATTAACATTTTTCTCCTTTTTTGAATCACACCCTATTGACATTGGAGTATAGTCCACGGTTTAGACTGGGTTCAAAACTGAAAGGAAGGAGAATAGAATTTTATGAAAACGGAGAATCGGCTTGTTGCATGGTCTAAACGGCTCGGGTTTTTTGGGATCACCGTATGCGGTATTTGTTGTTTGTCCCCTCTGCTATTCGCGTTATTAGGAATTTCGGCAATTTCTTGGATGTTGTCCGCATTCGAATGGATTGGAATCGTGAGTCTCGCCTTTGCGGCTATTCTTTTGTCGATCGGATTTCTGAAACGAAAAATGAGTTCAAGTTGTTCCGTTGGTTGTTCTTGTAAAGCGGAAGAAGGAAGGGGAGATTTTGTCTGATGGATCAACATTCGAATTCGAAATACGAATGTTCTACTCCGATTGCTTGTACACTTTCAGCTGACGAACTGAAGAGTCGAAAAGAGAATTATCTAAGGTTGATCGGTCGATATAAGACGAAGATGGAAGATTTAGAAAATGGCTATTCGTTCGTATTTGAGGATATCGAAGAATTCGCTAATTAGGTTTTAAAAATGATCTATGCTTTAGATTTTAGAGAGGGGAGTGCTTGAGATTTAGGTTAATGTGTGATTTCTTTAGTATTCAGAATAATGAAACCACTTCAAAATTGCGGCTCTACGGAGTAATTCATTACTTTTAATTTAGAAATTTTTTGTAAGTAATCGGCGTCGTAAAAGTCCATGTATTCTACCAACCTCTATAAGTATATTATAGGACTTGGTAAAAATACCTTACGACGCGACCCTCTTAAAAAATCTAAAATGACGCCATTCTTTAGATTCATTTGATTTTACAAAATATAAACTTCTTTCAATTATTCTAATTGATGTTGTATTCTACATCTGTTCAGTATTTTCACTTTGTCAGATGCATATTCCTTTCAACCATTTCGCACAACGTAAAATCCCTCTCCAATCCGCTTCTTCGAAACGTCCTTGGAGCTGAGATATCCTCTGCTCCCTTAAGAAAGGCGGCAAATTCATCAGTATCAAATCTTTTTTTGAGCGTGAATTCTGAACGCTTCTTTCTCCT of Leptospira sanjuanensis contains these proteins:
- a CDS encoding DUF3147 family protein, whose product is MVYLIIKYGITAALVVLVSEIAKRSDKIGALIASLPLVTVLTLIWLYFEKQSTEKIGNHAYYTFWYVIPTLPMFLIFPYLLKRFGFWPSISVSVVITIISFGIFALLLEKFGINLF
- a CDS encoding YnfA family protein encodes the protein MILKTALIFVLAGLCEIGGGYLVWLWLKEGKSLWVGILGFLILGLYGIVATLQPANFARTYATYGGVFIAMSLLWAWKFDGYIPDKIDLIGAGVALLGVAIIYYTPR
- a CDS encoding MerR family transcriptional regulator, which codes for MLIGKLTERTGISKDTIRFYEKKGLIEGNIVTRRENRYKEYSEDVLDQLILIKLLRRLSFTLEEIKTMTVNTPNFKMNCFSLADTVNKKLNRIETELKNLNMIKSKLISVKKECDGDCSFEKKIPSCLNC